In Candidatus Coatesbacteria bacterium, the genomic stretch GAAATGCATGGGCTGCCGCGCATCCGAAGCATGCGCGGGCTCAAACCCCGGATGGCGCCCTACATCATCTCGGTGTCCCTGAGATCTCTTCAGCAGTGCTTCCCCGACGCCCAGTCCGGCGAGCTGATCCCCATCCACCCCGAGCACCTGGAACACCTATACGACGTGGAGACGGGCTTCAAGCGAGGTTGATGACTGAGCAGGCTTCTTCACTATATGATGTTCCGAGTGATCCTTTCGATTTCATAAAAGGTTCACAATGCGAAGGATAGCAAGATTTTTTATCTTTTTTGTTGGTGTAATTCTCTGTTGCTCTGTCCGCTGGCATACCGGCCTGGGCTACTTGGGGGATCGACTATCAGCATTCGGGACAAAGTCTATACGTAGGTCCACACGAAGCGGTATACATAATTTGGTATAAAGATTGAAATTCTTCTTATTGGGATTTCTCAATGGATTTAGAGGGTAATATTTATCAAAATACACCTACGAACTTTTTAAAGTATGATATCGATAAGAATCTTATTGATTGATTCTTACATATATATATAGGTAGCTTACGGGAATGGTATCCATAGATATCAATAAATAATGAATGCATATTATGCATATATCCTTATTATATTATTTATCTTATATTGAGATTGATGCTGCAAGATTAGTTACGATAGATGATATATATGGTAGTAAGAGATTGGATAATAATCCCGTGTTAATCGAATAACTCTTTATTGAGGATTAATACAGGATCGGTGCGTATAATAGTGTAAGCTGAAACAAAATATGAAAAGATGGAGTATTGACAAATACTTATAAAGATATAATTTAACTCTTATAATAACACCTTCCTGTAGTATTGTCTGTAATAATACTTACCAATATACAGAAGATGGTAATCAGGAGTGGTACTAAGACATCGAGGGCAAGAGAACCGTCGATAATGACGGAGATGTGTATATCTAAGCTAGAAATGGAATAAGTTACAAGAAAGCTAAACTAAACATTGATAAATATTATATTTTTATATAATAAAATTATTCGATATATAATGATAATAACTGTTATTAAGTATAATTACACATGTGTATAATATTGATATATTATATTACAGCACTAAAAGCTATAAAATATAATGATCGTTCTATAATCTGGGGACCATAGCATGAAGAAAGTAGTATAAAATGATATAAATAACTTGTTATTAACACCGATAAATACATCATTGTTTTAAAAGGCTATTATCTATAAGTCTCTCATAGCTCTGTTAATTAAGTGTGTAATATGCCTATCGGTAAATTCAATACTCTTGATTACTATTCTCCACAGATCATTGCTACCAACGGCAACCTATACATCTCCGGTAACAATGGCGATCCTAAGGAGTATGAGAAATACCTGGCCTGCTTGCAGAAGTCTGGCACCCGGATGGACTATAAAACCTCGCCGTCAACGTCAACGACGACGGCGATGTGGAGCTGACCTGGACGGATACTCCCGAGTGGCCCTTCCACAGCTACGTGGTCGATCGCGTGATCAAGGAAGACCACTACGCCGGCGTCCATCCGGTACACGAGCTGCCCATCCCCGCCGACGGCGGCCCCTACACCCTCCTGGACACCGACATCGAACCCGGACAGACCTGGGAGTACACCCTCAAGGCTGTCCGTGGCGACGGCATCACCCACCCCTACGGCCCCATCGAGGTGACGATCCCCGACCCCCGGGGCGTGGCCGTCCAACTGCATCAACCCTACCCGAACCCGGCGGTCAACACGATCACGCTGGAATACGAGCTTCCCTCCGGCATCGACGCCGTGATGCTCAGCATCTACGACCTCTCCGGCCGTCGGATCGATACCCAAACCCTCCAACCCACCTCAGGCCGTCATTCCCTCGTCCTCGACGTGGGCGAGTACCCCCAGGGGGTCTACATCGCCCGCCTGGCGGAAGAAGGAGTGAGCGAGACGAGAGGGTTAGGATTACCCGATAGGCTTGGGATGATTGAGTACAAGTCAATCTTGGAGGTTGCATTTTCAGATTCAATTGCGTTTAAGGTCATCATCACCGATGAGCTCGCTCGGAAGGTTGTAGCTAGAAGAAACCGACGAAACAGGAAAACCACCCATGTGGGTAGCTCCAACCTACTCGGTGACCTGGTCTGTTGCGAGAAATGCGGGCTTCGAATGCAGGGCTGGGGCAGGAACCGTTTAGCATGCTCGCAAGCCATGCGGGGGAACACTGATTGCAACCTGACCTCGGTCAGCCAGGAGTCGATCATCTACAGCACCCTGAACATGATCTTCAATAAGCTGGAAACCTATGACGATTACAATGGTCTGATCAACCGGATGCTGGCCCTAGTTAGGCACGACAGCCGTCCCGGCGAGATCCAGAAGAAGCTGAACGCCTTGGAGAAGAGTATCAAGAAGTGGCAGGGGATTATCGATGGGATGGAAAAGCCTACCGATGCTCTACGTTTTGCAGAGAAGAACCTCTACTCGTCATTAAAGCGAAGAGACGATCTGCTGGTTGAAATCGAAGAGCTGAGATGGAGATCACCAAAGCACTTGACGTATGAACAGGCCAATCGGGTGGTGATGTTGCTCAGGGACAAGCTCGGTGAGCTGGATGTTGAATCATCCAGGGAGGAGATCGTTGCTCTACTATGGCTGCTTATTGAACGGATCGACGTGGCCCAGAAGGAAAGCAGGGGCTCGAAGACGGCAATGTTGACAATTCGCTGGAATCCGGCGCTGATTACCGAAGTTGTCAACAAAAAGAGCCCCGAAAGGGGCTCTACTGGTCGGTTTGGGCCTGAGGCCCATGCAATACGCGGGGAACCGTTGCCGATCGGCGTACGGATGACCGCGTAGATATTGACCGTTCACTATGCAGCTGTCAGGCCGGTTGGCAGCGGGAGCATGCGGTATCGCTCTAGCAACGCGGGGGCGGCTTTGCAGCAACCCCCGCGCATCTTAGGCTGTTGTATGCTATCAGGCCGGTTGGCAGCGGCACGGGGAATCGAACCCCGGTTACATGGCTGAGAACCACGCGTCCTAACCACTAGACGATGCCGCCGTGGTGGCGCTTCGGTCTTGGCGCGCCGGTATTATAGCTGTTGTCGGTCGCCTTGGCAAGTCTCAAATCGCTGCCGGCGATCCGTTTGGAAGCCGTTTTGACGGGGGCCGGCATTGCGGCCCCCGTGGCTGGGGCGGATGGATTCGAACCACCGTAAGCAGATCCAGAGTCTGCTGTCCTGCCACTAGACGACGCCCCAAGGTTGTTTCACCAACGCTGATTTTTTTGAACCGCGCCCGACGTCATAGCGGCCGGGTTGTGGCCCCAATTGCAACTCTAGTTGCGGCTCCGGTTGCGGTCCTAATTGTGGCCCGGGTTGCGGCCCTCTCAGCGTCGGAGGGAGAAAGATAGCATAAAGGCCGGCGGTTTTTCAAGCCCTTATTCGGCGCCGTCGTCGGGCTGGGGGGAATCCTTGGCGACCAGCTCCAGCAGCAGCAGGCGCATCATGCTGGCGCCGCTCTTGGCGCCCTGCATGAAGACCTGCTTGACGGTCTCGTCGGCCTCGGGTTGCAGCTTGTCGAAAACGTCTTCGGTACCCTTGACGGCATTGGTCTCGACGGTTTCGATGAAGCGGATCATCTTGGCCAACAGCGGGTTGTCGGTGGGGTTGTCGTTGGTCATTCGGGGCCTAACTGGTTGGGGCGGGGGTCGGTTCGGGAAGCTCGAGGCTCTCGAGGACGGCCGCGCGCTGCTCGGCGATGGCGTCCCAGCTCTCGGTCGGGGCGGCCAACTGGACACCGATGTAGTGGGGTCCGCTGAGGGCGTTGTAATCGACGAAGCGCCAGGGAACGCCGTCGCCCAGGCCGCGGAACTCCAACCGGCGGGCCTCGGTTCCGGCGAAGGGAGCGCTTTCATTGGCCAGCTCCTCGAACTCGGGCATGGCCGAGAGCTCGAAGAGTTTGTCTTCGACGATCCAGTCCAGGTCCTCGGCGGTCTGGACCTTGTCGAAGGTCTGGCAGCGGACGTCGAGGTAGGCGCCGGTCTCCGGGTTGACGAAGCGGGCCGTCTCGGCGTTGATCTGGGGGTCGATGCTGTGACCGTCGTTTTCCCAGAAGTCGGTGTCGATAGTGAAGGACAGCTCGACGATATCGAAGCTGATTCGTTCGAGGGTGGTTTCGGCGGCGGTTTCGCCGTCGTCGGCCGCCGGATCCTCGAGGGGTTGTTGCTCTTCTTCACAGGCGCCGAGTAGCGGCAGCAGGGCCGCGATCGTCAAGACGGGCAAGAGCTTGCGCATCGTAAACGCCTCCAGTTGCCGGGCTGCGATGGACTGAACGAGAAAGGGGCTGTTCAACGGCTGACGACGAAGCGTCGCAGCTCGCGGGTTCCCGCGGACTCCAGGGCCAAGAGATAGACGCCGTCGAGCAGCTCGCGCAGTTCGAGGGTCAGGGTATGGGTGCCGGCGGCCAGGCTGCCGTAGGAACGGCGCAACCGTCGCCGGCCGGCCAGATCGTAGACCACCAGGGTCGCCTCACCGGGAACGCTGAGTTCGAGCCGGATATTGAGTTCGTCCCCGGCGGGGCAGGGATAGGGCTGCCGCAGGGCCGGGCGGGGTGGGTTGTGGCCTGAGCCGTAGATCAGCCCCACGGG encodes the following:
- a CDS encoding T9SS type A sorting domain-containing protein; the encoded protein is MELTWTDTPEWPFHSYVVDRVIKEDHYAGVHPVHELPIPADGGPYTLLDTDIEPGQTWEYTLKAVRGDGITHPYGPIEVTIPDPRGVAVQLHQPYPNPAVNTITLEYELPSGIDAVMLSIYDLSGRRIDTQTLQPTSGRHSLVLDVGEYPQGVYIARLAEEGVSETRGLGLPDRLGMIEYKSILEVAFSDSIAFKVIITDELARKVVARRNRRNRKTTHVGSSNLLGDLVCCEKCGLRMQGWGRNRLACSQAMRGNTDCNLTSVSQESIIYSTLNMIFNKLETYDDYNGLINRMLALVRHDSRPGEIQKKLNALEKSIKKWQGIIDGMEKPTDALRFAEKNLYSSLKRRDDLLVEIEELRWRSPKHLTYEQANRVVMLLRDKLGELDVESSREEIVALLWLLIERIDVAQKESRGSKTAMLTIRWNPALITEVVNKKSPERGSTGRFGPEAHAIRGEPLPIGVRMTA